GATCTCCTCGACCGTATGCGACGGGGCCTGGTGCGCGCCCTGGTGTTCGACAACGCCTCCTACGAACACAGCTTCTACCTGTCGGCGCGCGATCATGCGCGCTTGGCGGACTACGTCGATCTCGGCGTCGACGTCTATTGGTTGAACCGCGATCTTGGTCACCTGGTGAAGTACGTGGTCCGCGGCACGCGGGGATACTTTTGCGAGATCGACGAGATCGATCGCTTCATGACCTCGATCGTTGTGGCTGTCTACGGCTCTTCGCGCGCCCTCGGGGAGCGGGAGGAGTCTCGCTTGCGCCAGCTTCTGATCGAGCTGCAGGACTTCTTCGGCGGACGCCTGGCGGTGATTACGGGCGGCGGGCCGGGCGCCATGCGCGCGGCGGCCACGGTCGGCCGCGAACTCGACATGCTGGTGGGGGCGAGCTACCTGGAGATCGAGGATCAGCGCCACAACCGCCTGGCTCAGTTCTACCAGGTGTTTCAGGAGTCCTCACGCCATATTCGCCAGCGCTGGTTCGACATCGCCAGCTTCAACATCTTTCTGGTGGGCGGCGTGGGCACACTCGAGGAAGTGGGGCTGACGCTAACCGACATGAAGCTCGGCCTCGCCGATGCGACGCCGCTGATTTTCTTAGGCGAGAATGAGGACGGCGATGCCTACTGGCAGCACCTCCGGGGACAGTTGGCGCAGATGGTGGAGGCGGACCGCGCGCCCGCCAGTCTGCTGGACAACAGCCTGGTGACCGCGGACGCTGAACAGGTGATCCCCTTCTACCGCCGTGTCCTTCGCATCGGCTGAGAGGGGCGAGCCCCGCGTGCCCCTGATCGCCTGTGGGGAACGGTGACGTTCGCAGAACGGTCGAAGCTATCGATGATCCCGATTCGTGACGAGAACCCCGCCACCCTGACTCCGGTGATCACCGTGCTGGTGCTGATCGCCTGCGTGGGGGTGTTCGTCTGGCAGCTCTCGCTAGGGCGGGCGAATCAGCTGGCAGTGCTCAGCCTGGGGCTTACGCCTAAGGTGCTCTTCGGCCTCGCCTCGCTGCCTTCGGAACTCACCCTGGTGCCGCCCGTGGCCACCGTGTTCAGCTCCATGTTCCTGCACGGCTCGATTCTGCATATCGGGTCGAACATGCTCTACCTGTGGGTCTTCGGCGATAACGTCGAGTCGGAGTTGGGACACGTCGGTTTCGCCCTCTTCTATCTCGCCTGCGGCGTGGCGGCAGCGCTTGCGCAGGCGATACCCGATCCCACCTCGACGGTACCGATGATCGGCGCGAGCGGCGCCATCTCGGGCATCCTCGGCGCGTACATGATCCTGTTTCCCACGGCGAAGGTGTCGGTGTTGTTCCCGCCGTTCTTCTTTCTGCGGCCGATCCCGCTGCCGGCCGTGCTCGTGCTGGGCGCCTGGTTCGCGCTGCAGCTGTTGGCCTCCCAGGCCGCGCCCGTGGGTGAGGGCGGTGGCGGCGTGGCCTTCCGCGCCCACATCGGCGGTTTCATCGCCGGGATTCTTCTGCTCAGCGTGTTTCCGCGCCGAAAGCACCGCCCCCAGGCGTCCTGATCACGAGTGTATCGCCGGCGTCCACCTCCACCTGGGTGCTCGCCGCCAGGTGCTCCTCGCTGCCGTCCGCACGCAGTAGCAGATTCTCGCCCGCCTGCCCTGAGCCGCCCCCCTGCAAGCCGAAGGGGCCCTGACGGCGATTGTTCGTGAGCAGGGAGAGTCGCATGGGCTCGAGGAAGTGCAGGCGGCGCTCGACGCCGTCGCCGCCGCACCAGCGACCCCGTCCCCCGGAGCCTCGGCGGATCATGAAGGCCTCCACGCGCACGGGTAGGCGCCATTCCAGGATCTCCGCGTCCGTGAGGCGGGAGTTGGTCATGTGGGAGTGAATGGCGCTCGCCCCGGCGTAGCCCGGCCCGGCGCCGGTGCCCCCGCACAGGGTCTCGTAGTACTGGTGCGTGTCGTTGCCGAAGGTGATGTTGTTCATCGTGCCCTGGGCGCCAGCCTGCACGC
Above is a window of Pseudomonadota bacterium DNA encoding:
- a CDS encoding rhomboid family intramembrane serine protease, which encodes MIPIRDENPATLTPVITVLVLIACVGVFVWQLSLGRANQLAVLSLGLTPKVLFGLASLPSELTLVPPVATVFSSMFLHGSILHIGSNMLYLWVFGDNVESELGHVGFALFYLACGVAAALAQAIPDPTSTVPMIGASGAISGILGAYMILFPTAKVSVLFPPFFFLRPIPLPAVLVLGAWFALQLLASQAAPVGEGGGGVAFRAHIGGFIAGILLLSVFPRRKHRPQAS